The genomic stretch CGCCGAGCGTCAGAAAGACCTGGCGCTCGACGTGCGCACGCGCGAATACCACGAGTTGCTGCGCCTCTTCGAGCAGGCGCCGGGCTTCGTGTGCTTCTTTCGGGGTCCGAAACATGCCTACCAGTTGCAGAACAGCGCGCATCACCGGTTGGCGGGGTTCAGGCCGATCATCGGCAAGCCGGTGAGAGAGGCGTTGCCCGAACTCGAAGGGCAGGGGTTCTTCGAACTGCTCGACGAAGTGTACGAAACCGGACGGCCATTCGTCGGACGTGCGGTGCCGTTGCGCGTCGATCCGCAGGCGGGCGGCGAAAGCGAAGTGCGTTTCATCGACTTCGTGTATCAGCCTATCGTCGATGACGACGGTGCGGTCGTCGGTGTCTTCTCGCAAGGCAACGACGTCACCGATCAGGTACATGCGCAAGAAGCCCTCAAGCGCAAACAAGACGAACTGGAACAGCTTATCGTCGAGCGCACCGAGGCGCTCGAGAACACCAGCAGGGCGCTCGAACTCGCAAAGGAACTGCACGTCGACAACGCGCGTCTGTTGCGGCTTTTCGAGCAGGCGCCGGGGTTCGTGTGTGTGTTGCGCACGCGCGAGCACGTTTTCGAGCTGGCGAACGCCGCGTATCGCAGACTGACCGGCGACCGCGATCTCATCGGGAAGCGCGTTCGGGACGCAATGCCCGAAGTGGTCGAACAAGGGTTTATCGACTTGCTCTCGCATGTATTCGATACGGGCGAGCCGTTCGTCGGCAAGGCGGTGCCGGTCATGATTCAGGCGGGAGACGGCGGTCCGCTGGAAACGCGCTTTCTCGACTTCGTCTATCAGCCGATCGCGGGCAACGACGGCGAAGTCGGCGGCATCTTCGTGCAGGGTCAGGATGTCACCGTGCAAAAGCTCGCGCAGGACGAAGTGGAGCGATATCAGACGAGCCTCGAAGCACTGGTGGAAGAGCGCACGCGCGAGCTCGAACAGACGCAGGCCGCGTTGCAGCGTTCGCAGAAGCTAGAGGCGATCGGCAAGCTGACCGGCGGCATCGCACACGACTTCAACAACATCCTCCAGGTGATCGGCGGCAATCTACAACTACTGAGCGCATCCGTTGCCGGCAACGAGACTGCGATCAAGCGAGTAGACACCGCAGCAAGCGCGGTCGAGCGCGGCGCGAAGTTGTCTTCACAACTGCTGGCTTTTGCACGGCGTCAGCCGTTGCAGCCGGTGGTCACGAACCTCGCGCCCGTCGTCGCGGGCATGGACGACATGCTGAGGCGCGCGCTCGGCGAGTCGGTCGTCATGGAAACCGTGCTCGCGGGCGGGCTGTGGAACGTGCAGGTCGATCCGCATCAGCTTGAAAACGTCGTGCTGAATCTCGCCATTAACGCGCGCGACGCGATGCCCGACGGCGGCAAGCTCACCATCGAGTTGAGCAATTCCATGCTGGACGACGACTACGTCGCACTCGATGCCGATCTCGAACCCGGCCAGTACGTGATGCTCGCTATCTCCGATACCGGCACCGGCATGACGCGGGAAGTGATGGAGCGCGCGTGCGATCCGTTCTTCACGACGAAGCCGGAAGGCGTCGGCACGGGTCTCGGGCTTTCGATGGCGTACGGCTTCGTGAAACAGAGCGGCGGGCACTTCAAGATCTACAGCGAAGTGGGGCACGGTACGACGATCAAGATCTACTTGCCGCGCTCGCTCGAAGCCGTGGTGCAGACGACGTCTTTCGCGGCGGCACCCGTCGTTGGCGGCACCGAGACGATCCTCGTCGTGGAAGACGATCTGGCCGTGCAGTCCACTGTCGTCGAGATGCTGCGCGAGCTGGGCTATCAGGTGCTCAAGGCCGACAATGCCGAAAGCGCGTTGGGCATTCTGCAAAGCGGCTTGTCCATCGACCTGTTGTTCACGGATGTCGTGATGCCCGGCAAGCTGCGTAGCCCCGAACTCGCGAGACGCGCGAAGGCGCTCTTGCCGAACATCGAAGTGCTGTTCACATCGGGGTATACGCAAAACGCCATCGTGCATGGCGGAAGGCTCGATGCAGGCGTGCAGTTGCTGACGAAACCGTATCGGCGCGAGCAGCTCGCGCGCAAGATCCGGCATATGTTGGCGAACCGGAAGCAGCTCGCGCTCGCGCGTTCGCATGTGCCAGTCGAGAGCGCGTCACCGGTCACGCGCTTGCCGCAGGGCTTCAGCGTGCTCGTCGTGGAAGATCACCCTGAGTTGCGTGGCATGGCGCTCGAACTCATTCGCGCGCTGGGGCATCGCGTCAAGGCAGTCGCGAGCGCGGAAGAGGCGCTGACGGCCTTCGCCGCGGACCATTTCGACATTCTCTTCACCGATGTTGGTTTGCCCGGCATGGACGGCGTGACTTTGTCGCGAAGGCTCGCCGCCGAGCGGCCCGGCTTGCGCGTCATCTATGCGACGGGCTACGGACAGACCATGGAAGACGACGCCGGCGCCATCGGCACCGTGCTTGCAAAGCCTTACACGCTCGCGAGTCTGAACGTGGTGCTCGCACAGTTCGCCGAGGCGGCGTCGAATGGCGGCATCGCGGGCGACAGCCGCGAGTAGGACGCAAGTAAGGACGCGCGCCGAGACTACCAGCGCGCCCCGAACGTCTGCCTGAGCTCGTCGATGCCGGCATCGTCGAGCGGCGCGGGGCGCGGCGTGGTCATGAGCCACAGGCGCGCAGTCTCTTCCAGTTCTTCGAGCGCATACGACGCGTGGGAGACGCTGCGCTCCCACACCACGGGTCCGAGCCGCTCCAGCAGCACCGCGCGCACGTCCGCCGCGCGCGCGGCGATCTCGGCGGCGGCTTGCGGGTCGCCGGGGCGGCGGTATCGCACGAGCGGTACGTGGCCGACCTTCATCACATAGTACGGCGTGATCGGCGGAAGGACGTCGTCGTCGCTCCACACGCCCGCGAGCGTCAGGGCGACGAGCGACGTCGAATGCGTATGCACGATGCCGCGTGTGCCCGCGCTGCCCTCGTAGATGCGCCGATGCAGCTCCAGCGTCTTCGATGGCCGCTCGCCGGACACGTGCCGCCCCTGCGAATCCACCTTGGCGATCTGCGCGGGATCGAGTCGGCCGAGACACGCGTCTGTCGGCGTGATGAGCCAGCCGTCTTCGCAGCGCGCGCTGATGTTCCCCGCCGTGCCTACGGTATAGCCGCGCGCATAGAGACTCTCGCCGACCGTGCAGATTTCCTCGCGCAGTTTCGCGTCGCTGTCCGGTCCGATGACGGCGCCGCTCATGCGCGTTCTCCTTCAATGTAGCGCAGCGCTTTGTCGAAGAAATCGCGTGCGCCGAAGTTTCCGGACTTCAGCGCGAGCGCAAGCGGCGTCTCACCGACACTGACGGTCACCGGCACGCCGGGATCGATGGGCGGCCCGATTTGCAGCATCTCGACGCCGAGCGCCTGCACCACCGCGCCCGACGTTTCGCCGCCCGCGACCACGAACTTGCGCAGGCCGCGCGCCTTCGCTTCGCGGGCGATGGCGGCGAGCGCATCCTCCACGAGCTTGCCCGCCGCAGCGCTCCCAAGTTCCTGCTGCACGGCCTTCACTTCGTCGGGCGTGGCCGTCGCGTAGACGAGCACGGGCTGCGGCGCGTGCGTGTCGATGAAGGCGAGCGCCTCGTCGACCACCGGCTCACCGCGCGAAAGCGCACGCGGATCGATGCGAAACGCGGGGCGCCTCGGGAGCCACTCCGCGACCTGCGCGTTCGTCGCCTTCGATGCGCTGCCCGCCAGCACGAGCGCCCCGCCTTCGACAGCGGGCAGGTCCGCGGCCTTGTCGTTCGGCTCGATCAGTCCAGCGCGCCGGAAGTTGTCGGGCAGGCCGATGGCGACGCCCGAGCCGCCTGTGATGAGCGGAAGTGCGGCGCAGGCCTCGCCGAGCGTGCGCAAGTCGGCGTCGGTGAGCGCGTCCGCAATCGCGAGACGCACGCCATCGGCACGCAGACGCGTGATGGCATCACGCACCGCATCGGCGCCCGCCGCGACGGTCTCGCTCGCGATCAGTCCGACCTTCGATGTCGATTGCCGCTGCAATACACGCACGAGGTTGGGATCGCGCATCGGCGTTAGCGGATGGTGCTCCATGCCCGACTCGTTCAGCAGCGCGTCGCCGACGAAGAGATGCCCGCGATAGACCGTCCGCTTGTTCTCCGGGAAAGCGGGGCAGGCTATCGTGAAGTCCGCGCCTTCCCCGGCGCCGAGCGCATCGAGCAGCGCCTCGGCGACGGGGCCGATGTTGCCGGCATCGGTCGAATCGAAGGTCGAACAGTATTTGAAGAAGAACTGGCGGCAGCCTTGAGCGCGTAGCCACTCGAGCGCGGCGAGCGATTGCGCGACCGCATCGGCCGCTTCGATAGTGCGCGATTTCAGCGCGACGACGACGGCGTCCGCGTCGAGCAGCGCGTCCGACGCAGGCACGCCGATAGTCTGGATCGTGCGCATGCCGCCGCGCACCAGCATACTGGCCAGGTCGGTTGCGCCGGTGAAGTCGTCGGCGATGCATCCCAGGACGGGACGCCGGGTTCGTGTGTGCATGTGCGACCTCCGTTGCGACGATTGTACGGGCGATCGGCGCTATGGGTCACGCTATGGGTCGCGCTTGTATCGCGCAATCGCTCGCAGCGGCAGTTCGTGCATGCAATGGTCGAGCGGCTACGGGAGCAGTCCCATGCCCGACCGTTGATCAGACGTTATCCGGCGATTCGTTGAAACACCGCTAACGCTTACGCCATCGGCCGCAGCGTTTCCCACTTGAGGTCGGTGAAACACGGCCCTTGCGTCGCTTCGCTGAATTTGACGTCGTTATGTTCGGCATTCCATTCCATGACGAGCACGTTCTCTTCGATATCGACGGTCAGATCCCAGCCGACGCAGCGCGCGAACGGTGCCTTCGCGTGCAATTCGATTGCCTTCTCGACGCACTTCGCGAACGCGGGCAAGGTCACGCCGTCGAACCTGACTTTCGAATCCGGATGCGCGTCCACGCGGGTCCAGTCGCTCAGATAGCCCGAGCTGAAGAGCCGCCCGGTCTGGAGATCCACGGGCACGCATACTTCACTGTCCGGGCGGATGTACGTGTCGGCGGAGCGGCCGAGGCGCAGGAAACAGGCGCGCAGCGAGATATTGCCGGCATCGTCGACGACCGTGGTCAGGCGCAGCGTCGCCACTGCTTTCGACGCGAACTGGTCGAACGCAGCGTGCTGCACGATAAAGCGTTGCAGCACGCCATTGCCGAGCTGGCTGATGCGCTCGGCGTCGAAATCCTTGCGGTCGATCAGGAACACGCCTTTGCCCTGCATCGAGTGATCGAGCTTGAAGGCGATTCTGTCTGTCGTGCTGAAAACAATGTTCGCGACTTGCGACTTGTGGATGGCGGTGTGATCGGCCGTATAGAAGATGCCGTTCACGTAGTAACCGAGGTCGGGGAACGCGTCGTCCTGAAAGAGCAGCCGAGACACGGGCTTGAGATGGGACATCTGCCCATAAAGTCCCTTCATCTTGGGGACGACGATCCACCCGTAGTAGTTGTCCGGAATCCAGCCTTCCTTGAACGTCCCGTTCAATGCGGTATAGACGTGCAGCCACGGCGCGTAGCAGGGGTCGCCAAGCACCTCGCGGGCGTAGGCGTCGGCCAGGCGCAGTTGTCTGGGGTTCGTCTTGCCCTGTCTGCTTTCGATGTTGCGGAGAATCTCGTTCGCTTCCCGCGCGTGCTTCCGATGGAATCGGTGACGCGACAGGTTCTTCCACGAGATCTTGACGAAGCTTTCGACGTAGGGTGCCGGCATATTGTGTTCTGCTCTCGTTGAGCATTGTTGGACTTTGTTGAGCATTAGAGCGTACCGGCCGTAACTGACGAAACCCTTAAGGAAGCGAATCGTGGCGCGAAACGGCTTAGTTTTGGCGGGCGTTTCGACGAAGCGGCGAGGCTTCTTTTCGGCATACCAATAGCCGCTTCATGCCTGTGATGACGATACGCAAGTGTCATGTCGGACGATTGCGCCGGTTGCAGCGCGCTGCAAACGAAGCCTTATTCGTCGTACCCAATGCGTCCGCAATGCGCGCTTACGTTTGCGCCCGCGAACTCAACGCGAAAGCGTATGCCAACCCTCACATCTTCACGAAGACATGATGGGCGATGGCCGCAGCCGGTCTAGACTCGGCAACACAACACGCACAGCGGCGCCATGCCATGCAGAGCGCGGCCCGACTGATGCGAGAGACCAAATAAACCACGTATCTCGGGGGTTGGGAATGAAGAGGACGACGCTCGTTGGCCTGTTCGATGCGCTCGCATCGGGCTTCATCTGGATGGTCGCAATGAGTACCTTGCCGATCGTGCTGGCGCGCGACTGGCTCGAACGCCGGTTGGCCGCTCACGGCAAGCGGGGCGCCGCGTCGAATGATCGTGATGTGGTCTTGCCCAGCGGAACCTGAGCACAGCACCGGATGACAGACGGACCCATGAAACAGGGTTCCGTCTGCGCATCGCTCATTCACGAGCCGCCTCAACCGCCTGCTTTGGTCACG from Caballeronia sp. LZ062 encodes the following:
- a CDS encoding response regulator, whose amino-acid sequence is MDVKGQGLVGPAGSGSGHFERMIAGVRDYAIYLLSPTGLVRSWNVGAERIKGYAPEEIIGQHFSRFYTEEDRATDLPARALDIAVREGKFESEGWRVRKDGSRFWAHVVLDSLFDDSGQHVGYAKITRDITAQHEAKQIAERQKDLALDVRTREYHELLRLFEQAPGFVCFFRGPKHAYQLQNSAHHRLAGFRPIIGKPVREALPELEGQGFFELLDEVYETGRPFVGRAVPLRVDPQAGGESEVRFIDFVYQPIVDDDGAVVGVFSQGNDVTDQVHAQEALKRKQDELEQLIVERTEALENTSRALELAKELHVDNARLLRLFEQAPGFVCVLRTREHVFELANAAYRRLTGDRDLIGKRVRDAMPEVVEQGFIDLLSHVFDTGEPFVGKAVPVMIQAGDGGPLETRFLDFVYQPIAGNDGEVGGIFVQGQDVTVQKLAQDEVERYQTSLEALVEERTRELEQTQAALQRSQKLEAIGKLTGGIAHDFNNILQVIGGNLQLLSASVAGNETAIKRVDTAASAVERGAKLSSQLLAFARRQPLQPVVTNLAPVVAGMDDMLRRALGESVVMETVLAGGLWNVQVDPHQLENVVLNLAINARDAMPDGGKLTIELSNSMLDDDYVALDADLEPGQYVMLAISDTGTGMTREVMERACDPFFTTKPEGVGTGLGLSMAYGFVKQSGGHFKIYSEVGHGTTIKIYLPRSLEAVVQTTSFAAAPVVGGTETILVVEDDLAVQSTVVEMLRELGYQVLKADNAESALGILQSGLSIDLLFTDVVMPGKLRSPELARRAKALLPNIEVLFTSGYTQNAIVHGGRLDAGVQLLTKPYRREQLARKIRHMLANRKQLALARSHVPVESASPVTRLPQGFSVLVVEDHPELRGMALELIRALGHRVKAVASAEEALTAFAADHFDILFTDVGLPGMDGVTLSRRLAAERPGLRVIYATGYGQTMEDDAGAIGTVLAKPYTLASLNVVLAQFAEAASNGGIAGDSRE
- a CDS encoding aldolase — its product is MSGAVIGPDSDAKLREEICTVGESLYARGYTVGTAGNISARCEDGWLITPTDACLGRLDPAQIAKVDSQGRHVSGERPSKTLELHRRIYEGSAGTRGIVHTHSTSLVALTLAGVWSDDDVLPPITPYYVMKVGHVPLVRYRRPGDPQAAAEIAARAADVRAVLLERLGPVVWERSVSHASYALEELEETARLWLMTTPRPAPLDDAGIDELRQTFGARW
- the otnK gene encoding 3-oxo-tetronate kinase: MHTRTRRPVLGCIADDFTGATDLASMLVRGGMRTIQTIGVPASDALLDADAVVVALKSRTIEAADAVAQSLAALEWLRAQGCRQFFFKYCSTFDSTDAGNIGPVAEALLDALGAGEGADFTIACPAFPENKRTVYRGHLFVGDALLNESGMEHHPLTPMRDPNLVRVLQRQSTSKVGLIASETVAAGADAVRDAITRLRADGVRLAIADALTDADLRTLGEACAALPLITGGSGVAIGLPDNFRRAGLIEPNDKAADLPAVEGGALVLAGSASKATNAQVAEWLPRRPAFRIDPRALSRGEPVVDEALAFIDTHAPQPVLVYATATPDEVKAVQQELGSAAAGKLVEDALAAIAREAKARGLRKFVVAGGETSGAVVQALGVEMLQIGPPIDPGVPVTVSVGETPLALALKSGNFGARDFFDKALRYIEGERA
- a CDS encoding sugar-transfer associated ATP-grasp domain-containing protein, coding for MPAPYVESFVKISWKNLSRHRFHRKHAREANEILRNIESRQGKTNPRQLRLADAYAREVLGDPCYAPWLHVYTALNGTFKEGWIPDNYYGWIVVPKMKGLYGQMSHLKPVSRLLFQDDAFPDLGYYVNGIFYTADHTAIHKSQVANIVFSTTDRIAFKLDHSMQGKGVFLIDRKDFDAERISQLGNGVLQRFIVQHAAFDQFASKAVATLRLTTVVDDAGNISLRACFLRLGRSADTYIRPDSEVCVPVDLQTGRLFSSGYLSDWTRVDAHPDSKVRFDGVTLPAFAKCVEKAIELHAKAPFARCVGWDLTVDIEENVLVMEWNAEHNDVKFSEATQGPCFTDLKWETLRPMA